The following are from one region of the Brachyhypopomus gauderio isolate BG-103 unplaced genomic scaffold, BGAUD_0.2 sc125, whole genome shotgun sequence genome:
- the LOC143498933 gene encoding protein kinase C delta type-like isoform X2 translates to MKWEDITRCCLWCWCIGTQDLDDTDTEEIYGGTEPIQETENTHGLTPLNNSILDEACEELLLVLLDETEDSYNPSLVAPLNNSVLDEAWEKLRHVLLDEIEVSLNVSVLDDAWKELLQVLLDETEVSLNTSVLDDAWKELLQVLLDETEVSLNTSSLDDAWKELLQVLLDETKVSLNTSALDDAWKELLHVLLDETEDSYNPSLDASPCGRLCEGSSPRSLSRISHQTHITVEHFTFHSVLGQGSYGKVFLAELKGSKDLFAVKALRKDVMNNNVEFTMVEKRVLALAWDCPFLTHLYSTFQTEEHLFFVMEYLTGGDLMFHIRETGSFDLYTATFYAAEIVCGLQFLHGKGIIHRDLKLDNVMLDGEGHIKIADFGMCKENVFGDNLGKTFCGTPYYMAPEIILGERYSFSVDWWSFGVLLYGMLIGKPPFDGEEIDDIFDSIIMDIPDFPDWITLDTRDMLERLFERDPSYRLGVVPNIRGHSFFEIVDWSALERREIQPPYVPVKSSNDGGNCEQELLNDRLSMCEKGLIGLTDQSAFAGFSFVNQHMEHLLQGCK, encoded by the exons ATGAAGTGGGAAGATATTACAAGGTGTTGTCTCTGGTGCTGGTGCATCGGCACCCAAGATTTGgatgacacagacacagaggagaTATACGGAGGAACAGAACCAATACAGGAGACCGAAAACACCCATGGCCtga CACCTTTGAATAACAGTATTCTGGATGAGGCCTGTGAGGAGCTGCTCCTCGTTCTACTGGACGAGACTGAGGACTCCTAtaacccatctctag TAGCACCGTTGAATAACAGTGTTCTGGATGAGGCCTGGGAGAAGCTGCGCCACGTTCTCCTGGACGAGATTGAGGTCTCTTTGAACGTAAGTGTTCTGGACGATGCCTGGAAGGAGCTGCTCCAGGTTCTCCTGGACGAGACTGAGGTCTCGTTGAACACAAGTGTTCTGGACGATGCCTGGAAGGAGCTGCTCCAGGTTCTCCTGGACGAGACTGAGGTCTCGTTGAACACAAGTTCTCTGGACGATGCCTGGAAGGAGCTGCTCCAGGTTCTCCTGGACGAGACTAAGGTCTCGTTGAACACAAGTGCTCTGGACGATGCCTGGAAGGAGTTGCTCCACGTTCTCCTGGATGAGACTGAGGACTCCTAcaacccatctctag ATGCGTCTCCATGTGGTCGTCTTTGTGAGGGTTCGAGTCCTCGCTCCCTGTCCAGGATCAGCCACCAGACACACATCACTGTGGAGCACTTCACCTTTCACAGTGTACTGGGCCAGGGAAGCTATGGCAAG GTTTTTCTGGCTGAACTAAAGGGCAGCAAGGATTTGTTTGCTGTGAAAGCCTTGAGGAAGGACGTGATGAATAATAACGTAGAGTTCACCATGGTGGAGAAGCGGGTGCTAGCTCTGGCATGGGACTGTCCCTTCCTCACCCACCTTTACTCCACCTTTCAGACCGAG GAGCACTTGTTCTTTGTCATGGAGTACCTGACCGGAGGTGACCTGATGTTCCACATACGGGAAACAGGAAGCTTTGACCTCTACACAGCCAC ATTCTATGCAGCTGAAATTGTGTGCGGACTCCAGTTCCTTCATGGAAAGGGCATCatccacag GGATCTCAAGTTGGACAATGTGATGCTGGATGGAGAAGGTCACATAAAAATTGCGGATTTTGGCATGTGCAAAGAGAATGTTTTTGGAGACAATCTTGGCAAAACAttctgtgggacaccatactacatggcccctgag atcattCTGGGTGAGCGGTATTCATTCTCTGTGGATTGGTGGTCATTTGGTGTGCTCCTATATGGGATGCTGATTGGTAAGCCTCCATTCGATGGTGAAGAGATAGATGATATTTTTGATTCCATCATTATGGACATACCTGACTTCCCTGACTGGATCACTCTGGATACCAGAGACATGCTAGAACGA CTGTTTGAGCGAGACCCTTCTTATAGACTGGGTGTTGTGCCTAATATCCGAGGTCACTCATTCTTTGAGATCGTCGACTGGTCTgctctggagaggagagagatccaACCCCCTTACGTGCCAGTG AAATCATCCAATGACGGTGGCAACTGCGAGCAGGAGTTATTAAACGACCGCCTGTCCATGTGTGAGAAAGGCTTGATTGGCTTAACGGACCAGAgtgcgtttgctggcttttcttTCGTCAACCAGCACATGGAGCATCTCCTGCAGGggtgtaaataa
- the LOC143498933 gene encoding protein kinase C delta type-like isoform X1 produces MKWEDITRCCLWCWCIGTQDLDDTDTEEIYGGTEPIQETENTHGLIAPLNNSILDEACEELLLVLLDETEDSYNPSLVAPLNNSVLDEAWEKLRHVLLDEIEVSLNVSVLDDAWKELLQVLLDETEVSLNTSVLDDAWKELLQVLLDETEVSLNTSSLDDAWKELLQVLLDETKVSLNTSALDDAWKELLHVLLDETEDSYNPSLDASPCGRLCEGSSPRSLSRISHQTHITVEHFTFHSVLGQGSYGKVFLAELKGSKDLFAVKALRKDVMNNNVEFTMVEKRVLALAWDCPFLTHLYSTFQTEEHLFFVMEYLTGGDLMFHIRETGSFDLYTATFYAAEIVCGLQFLHGKGIIHRDLKLDNVMLDGEGHIKIADFGMCKENVFGDNLGKTFCGTPYYMAPEIILGERYSFSVDWWSFGVLLYGMLIGKPPFDGEEIDDIFDSIIMDIPDFPDWITLDTRDMLERLFERDPSYRLGVVPNIRGHSFFEIVDWSALERREIQPPYVPVKSSNDGGNCEQELLNDRLSMCEKGLIGLTDQSAFAGFSFVNQHMEHLLQGCK; encoded by the exons ATGAAGTGGGAAGATATTACAAGGTGTTGTCTCTGGTGCTGGTGCATCGGCACCCAAGATTTGgatgacacagacacagaggagaTATACGGAGGAACAGAACCAATACAGGAGACCGAAAACACCCATGGCCtga tagCACCTTTGAATAACAGTATTCTGGATGAGGCCTGTGAGGAGCTGCTCCTCGTTCTACTGGACGAGACTGAGGACTCCTAtaacccatctctag TAGCACCGTTGAATAACAGTGTTCTGGATGAGGCCTGGGAGAAGCTGCGCCACGTTCTCCTGGACGAGATTGAGGTCTCTTTGAACGTAAGTGTTCTGGACGATGCCTGGAAGGAGCTGCTCCAGGTTCTCCTGGACGAGACTGAGGTCTCGTTGAACACAAGTGTTCTGGACGATGCCTGGAAGGAGCTGCTCCAGGTTCTCCTGGACGAGACTGAGGTCTCGTTGAACACAAGTTCTCTGGACGATGCCTGGAAGGAGCTGCTCCAGGTTCTCCTGGACGAGACTAAGGTCTCGTTGAACACAAGTGCTCTGGACGATGCCTGGAAGGAGTTGCTCCACGTTCTCCTGGATGAGACTGAGGACTCCTAcaacccatctctag ATGCGTCTCCATGTGGTCGTCTTTGTGAGGGTTCGAGTCCTCGCTCCCTGTCCAGGATCAGCCACCAGACACACATCACTGTGGAGCACTTCACCTTTCACAGTGTACTGGGCCAGGGAAGCTATGGCAAG GTTTTTCTGGCTGAACTAAAGGGCAGCAAGGATTTGTTTGCTGTGAAAGCCTTGAGGAAGGACGTGATGAATAATAACGTAGAGTTCACCATGGTGGAGAAGCGGGTGCTAGCTCTGGCATGGGACTGTCCCTTCCTCACCCACCTTTACTCCACCTTTCAGACCGAG GAGCACTTGTTCTTTGTCATGGAGTACCTGACCGGAGGTGACCTGATGTTCCACATACGGGAAACAGGAAGCTTTGACCTCTACACAGCCAC ATTCTATGCAGCTGAAATTGTGTGCGGACTCCAGTTCCTTCATGGAAAGGGCATCatccacag GGATCTCAAGTTGGACAATGTGATGCTGGATGGAGAAGGTCACATAAAAATTGCGGATTTTGGCATGTGCAAAGAGAATGTTTTTGGAGACAATCTTGGCAAAACAttctgtgggacaccatactacatggcccctgag atcattCTGGGTGAGCGGTATTCATTCTCTGTGGATTGGTGGTCATTTGGTGTGCTCCTATATGGGATGCTGATTGGTAAGCCTCCATTCGATGGTGAAGAGATAGATGATATTTTTGATTCCATCATTATGGACATACCTGACTTCCCTGACTGGATCACTCTGGATACCAGAGACATGCTAGAACGA CTGTTTGAGCGAGACCCTTCTTATAGACTGGGTGTTGTGCCTAATATCCGAGGTCACTCATTCTTTGAGATCGTCGACTGGTCTgctctggagaggagagagatccaACCCCCTTACGTGCCAGTG AAATCATCCAATGACGGTGGCAACTGCGAGCAGGAGTTATTAAACGACCGCCTGTCCATGTGTGAGAAAGGCTTGATTGGCTTAACGGACCAGAgtgcgtttgctggcttttcttTCGTCAACCAGCACATGGAGCATCTCCTGCAGGggtgtaaataa